The genomic DNA atatgaattaatttttttaacttattaattttaatgtcTAATGATATCATTTCTTTTCCATCTCTGTTGCAATTTAGCAAATGCACCTTATCTGTATATTCATACAATGCTTTGTTATTCATACTATTaagtttttcattataaattATGTCCTCATACGTCTTTTCTTCGATGCTTCCCCCTTTACAAGAAAGGTTCGAATTAATGCTAGAATTTTGATCATTTACGTAATAGATgcaaacataaatatgtgaggggatataattttttccatattttaaatCAACAAATAATGGTTTGTtggtaattttatttatgcaatCTTTTACATTCTTGTCTTGTAATGTTGCTGAGAAGAAGCAGGTTTGTACATGTTGACTGTTCCTCATGCAAACATCTTTTATTTCCAAAACAGACTTTTCATCCGTATTTATAAGTTCATCTGCTTCGtctaaaattaataatctTACGTCATTCACATtgatgttatttttttttaaatattccaTTAGTTTAAAACAAGTACATACAACAATATTATACGcagaatttcttttttccttcataGGTGGTCCTCCTCCAACTAGTAATCCTACATTTATAGAACAACCACTAAAGCATTGGGCATAGATCAAATAGTTATTATACGTTTGCATTGCTAAATCTCTCGTTGGGACTAATACTATGCAGTACagtttgtttttatttgtttcatCAATATTTACCTTCTTACTCGTGTTATTACTGATACTTATATTGGTAATACCACCATCATTAGTACTACTACCACAAATGCTtctattatttgtatttctATTACCATGATCATACTGAACCTCACTCTCCCTCCTATTTCCATCTGTTGACATGTCAAGATATATTGTCCTTCTGCAGTCACTATCTTCTTTTcttgtatttataatatcGTTTAATTCTTTGTACAAGGAGGAGtctacatattttaaatttttaaaatgaaattttatatggAAGTATTTTCCACATacatatggaaaaaatggtatatcattgtatttataaaatattttgaaagcATTTCCTAAGAATTTCCCattctttttaaaagcaataatatttgaatttttgtttattaaacatgtaattatatcattggtagaaaaaaaatctcCATAGTTTTCTTGCCTGTTATTAGTATACTTACACCCATTGCTACAATAAGTATAATTATATCTTGACGTTTCTTTTACTAATGATGGACAAAAACCAATGTTAATAAAACTTCTTTGCAAAATTTCTACTTCAAAAGCATATAGTCCATTTACAATTTCACACTCCACTTTTATCTCTTCAAAATAGTTCGAATTATTGCTAGtacttaataatatacattcattTGTATCCTCCATAATTCTAACCTTAGAATTACTATTGTTTAAAGACCTTATTATTAATTCCttattaccatttttatCATCCTCCTTCAAACTTTTATGATgaatattttccttattccCATTATTGTAATCACtactatttatttcataCGTGCCAATGTTTCTCAATAATTCGTGTACAATTTGTAATGAGGACACAATGAAACTTAGCGTTTTTCCTGTACCCGTTTCGGCACATGCACACAAATCTCCTCCACCTAAAATCAAAGGAATTGATTCTTGCTGAATAGCTGTTGGCAAATCTATCCCATTTGTTTCTAACAACTCGCATAAAGTGCTATC from Plasmodium brasilianum strain Bolivian I chromosome 10, whole genome shotgun sequence includes the following:
- a CDS encoding ATP-dependent RNA helicase DDX1 encodes the protein MSAFEELGLDSTLCELLETNGIDLPTAIQQESIPLILGGGDLCACAETGTGKTLSFIVSSLQIVHELLRNIGTYEINSSDYNNGNKENIHHKSLKEDDKNGNKELIIRSLNNSNSKVRIMEDTNECILLSTSNNSNYFEEIKVECEIVNGLYAFEVEILQRSFINIGFCPSLVKETSRYNYTYCSNGCKYTNNRQENYGDFFSTNDIITCLINKNSNIIAFKKNGKFLGNAFKIFYKYNDIPFFPYVCGKYFHIKFHFKNLKYVDSSLYKELNDIINTRKEDSDCRRTIYLDMSTDGNRRESEVQYDHGNRNTNNRSICGSSTNDGGITNISISNNTSKKVNIDETNKNKLYCIVLVPTRDLAMQTYNNYLIYAQCFSGCSINVGLLVGGGPPMKEKRNSAYNIVVCTCFKLMEYLKKNNINVNDVRLLILDEADELINTDEKSVLEIKDVCMRNSQHVQTCFFSATLQDKNVKDCINKITNKPLFVDLKYGKNYIPSHIYVCIYYVNDQNSSINSNLSCKGGSIEEKTYEDIIYNEKLNSMNNKALYEYTDKVHLLNCNRDGKEMISLDIKINKLKKLIHIINVFNMQNGIIFCRTNLDCDNVYNFLNFVGDGKAYKGTVESLKENKYSCVILKGKMSNEERKNNLNAFKKGEVRFLICTDVAARGIDIQNLRYLIIMTLSDNINTFFHKIGRVGRDGKNSLCIVLSAQNQEEKVWFHTCPSRGQNCNNRNLKEYQGCTVYIKESDYIQTINNMLEIPMHVLDSKYYYAENVVDPLNYFKSNPTSNKSRRNKNQNVNSIFSEPANASVLNCFSSSIHNIQKLQSAISYKHYELSNFII